Proteins found in one Triticum urartu cultivar G1812 chromosome 4, Tu2.1, whole genome shotgun sequence genomic segment:
- the LOC125551750 gene encoding proteoglycan 4-like isoform X4: MEGRVAGDVELDSAVFQVSLTKNRYEAIACNGESAESVASGPFDQLVLHLEDAKNFQSRSSSGSFKLLLAGDAKGSTWFTKSTLERFLHIINSPDASKTANGILQEMSQLEETRKFHDYLQSKEQQNLMGGALTGGLSSTVGKPQQGNIGPNSSVATKNELLRALDLRLSALKEEILVLLSRAVGSKLLNKEVSDLSGFVQHFGTSEFSWLVRCLLLIRDCQPSVLPPHQASTAERKDDALETRDISSQTNIQRPITSNVSPAKLAQVERKMSMESDDSSESTDEDEAVVERSRPLMRSASPRRSASPMRRVQIGRSGSRRSMPIAIKSLSYFPPSQRVALDKDDESSCNGETDQPPRRSDNNVRRMSVQDAISLFEKKQKGENLDSESKKAGLVATKSVLRRWSSGMGDSLNSNTSGEKTSDSTSQSKSNNMASDAEKNEAELQAETDAAPNSVVAPEAGSYDADGHGITVSDMENVVSSHTNISAEQTHSGQESNSDRAMASAEWNRQKEAELNQMLMKMMEVMPGKFAGANVTATGLISASEKKGGLQREKRDTKVRTEKGVTRPAKETSTKLLKESVGQNRAAVTPKTSIITEKRNSPIPQRARRNSSPPVLPKEVISKTPAKKSSPKPSPAPATRSSWSGSLTKATSSTAQKTKNSPGAVSTSTPTSRRRTATASLAPQPISKVEKPLPAVKNKKEPVTATKPAIKGQEDKKTRTATKPSRVAKSSPASEEKSSAMTKSGMYNKVPKKSSVVPVEPKPVKKATGISQGVGSGAVKSKVPQLGDSSKGSGIVTRAEDKEQSPVTTEPTTKKTRARV; the protein is encoded by the exons ATGGAGGGGAGAGTTGCTGGCGACGTGGAGCTTGATTCTGCAGTGTTCCAAGTGTCATTGACCAAGAACAG GTATGAGGCAATTGCTTGTAATGGAGAGAGTGCCGAATCAGTAGCATCTGGTCCTTTCGACCAACTAGTCCTGCACTTGGAAGATGCCAAAAATTTCCAATCACGTTCATCAAGTGGCTCTTTTAAGCTGTTATTGGCTGGGGATGCAAAAGGCTCTACCTGGTTCACAAAATCCACCTTAGAGAG ATTTCTACATATCATAAATTCGCCTGATGCATCCAAAACGGCGAATGGGATTTTACAGGAAATGTCTCAGCTGGAGGAAACTAGAAAGTTTCATGATTATCTACAGTCCAAG GAACAACAAAATCTTATGGGTGGTGCTTTGACAG GTGGTCTCTCCAGCACCGTTGGCAAACCACAGCAG GGAAATATTGGCCCAAACTCCTCAGTGGCTACAAA GAACGAGTTACTTCGAGCACTGGATTTGAGGCTATCAGCACTGAAAGAAGAAATCTTGGTATTATTGAGTCGAGCAGTTGGCTCTAAGTTGTTGAATAAAGAAGTATCAGATTTGTCTGGTTTTGTTCAGCATTTTGGGACATCAGAGTTTAG TTGGTTGGTGAGGTGCCTACTGTTGATCCGGGATTGCCAGCCCTCTGTGCTACCCCCACACCAAGCTTCTACTGCTGAGAGAAAGGATGATGCACTTGAGACTCGTGATATCAGTTCCCAAACCAATATCCAAAGGCCTATCACCAGTAATGTTTCCCCAGCAAAGCTTGCACAAGTTGAACGTAAAATGTCAATGGAAAGCGACGATTCCTCTGAGTCCACCGATGAAGATGAAGCTGTTGTTGAAAGAAGCCGCCCCCTTATGAGATCTGCTTCTCCTAGGAGGTCTGCTTCTCCAATGCGAAGGGTTCAAATTGGGAGATCAGGATCTCGTAGGTCAATGCCAATTGCCATCAAGAGCCTAAGTTACTTCCCTCCTAGCCAGAGAGTTGCTTTGGATAAAGATGATGAAAGCAGCTGCAATGGTGAAACAGACCAGCCGCCAAGGAGATCCGACAATAATGTAAGAAGAATGAGCGTGCAAGATGCGATTAGCCTTTTCGAGAAGAAGCAGAAGGGTGAGAATCTGGATTCTGAAAGTAAGAAAGCCGGCTTGGTCGCGACCAAATCTGTACTGCGTCGGTGGAGTTCAGGAATGGGTGACTCTTTGAACAGCAATACATCGGGAGAAAAGACCTCAGATTCTACCTCTCAAAGCAAATCTAACAATATGGCATCTGATGCAGAGAAGAATGAAGCTGAATTACAGGCTGAGACAGATGCAGCGCCAAACAGTGTAGTTGCACCTGAGGCAGGAAGTTACGATGCTGATGGCCATGGCATCACAGTGTCGGACATGGAAAATGTGGTCTCATCCCACACTAACATTTCTGCTGAACAAACACATTCTGGGCAGGAGTCAAACAGTGATAGGGCAATGGCCTCTGCTGAGTGGAATCGCCAGAAGGAAGCCGAACTTAATCAGATGTTAATGAAAATGATGGAGGTCATGCCTGGGAAGTTTGCAGGCGCCAATGTAACTGCTACCGGGCTCATTTCTGCAAGTGAGAAGAAAGGCGGACTTCAAAGAGAGAAGCGAGACACGAAGGTTCGAACAGAGAAAGGTGTAACGCGACCAGCAAAGGAGACGAGCACCAAGCTCTTGAAGGAATCCGTTGGGCAGAACAGAGCAGCAGTTACCCCCAAGACTAGCATCATAACAGAGAAGCGCAACTCACCTATTCCACAAAGGGCAAGGAGAAATTCATCACCTCCAGTCTTGCCAAAGGAAGTGATCTCAAAGACACCAGCAAAAAAAAGTTCCCCCAAACCATCACCTGCACCAGCTACCCGTAGTTCATGGTCAGGATCTTTGACTAAAGCAACTAGTAGTACTGCACAGAAAACTAAAAACTCTCCTGGAGCAGTTTCAACATCGACACCAACTAGCCGGAGAAGGACCGCGACAGCATCCTTGGCACCTCAGCCGATTTCAAAGGTGGAGAAACCCCTTCCAGCAGTGAAGAACAAGAAGGAACCTGTGACTGCGACAAAGCCAGCCATTAAGGGGCAGGAAGATAAGAAGACAAGGACAGCAACAAAGCCGAGCAGAGTGGCAAAAAGTTCACCTGCATCAGAAGAAAAATCAAGTGCAATGACAAAGTCAGGCATGTATAACAAGGTCCCAAAGAAAAGCAGTGTTGTACCAGTAGAACCCAAACCCGTGAAGAAAGCCACTGGGATTAGTCAAGGTGTTGGTTCTGGTGCTGTTAAGAGTAAAGTGCCGCAGCTTGGTGATTCTTCAAAGGGCAGTGGAATTGTTACCCGTGCGGAAGATAAGGAGCAATCTCCTGTGACAACCGAGCCAACTACCAAG AAAACCCGGGCTCGAGTTTAA